Proteins encoded together in one Entomobacter blattae window:
- a CDS encoding cell wall hydrolase yields MKTPQKTALDQVIDIVARTLWGEARGEGIKGMQAVANVIGNRVKTPGWWGNDYTSVCLKKSQFSCWNADDPNRDKLLKVTAEDTAFTRALTLAALLVKNNLPDLTKGATHYFEKHIAPPKWADPAKKTITIGNHIFYKLEGK; encoded by the coding sequence ATGAAAACACCGCAGAAAACAGCCCTTGATCAGGTGATTGATATTGTTGCCCGCACCCTTTGGGGTGAAGCCAGGGGGGAAGGCATTAAAGGGATGCAGGCCGTAGCCAACGTCATTGGTAACAGGGTAAAAACCCCAGGCTGGTGGGGGAATGACTATACCAGCGTCTGCCTCAAGAAAAGCCAGTTCTCCTGCTGGAACGCAGACGACCCCAACAGGGATAAACTGCTTAAAGTTACAGCCGAAGACACAGCTTTTACCCGTGCATTAACACTGGCTGCCCTTCTAGTGAAAAACAACCTGCCGGACCTCACCAAAGGGGCTACCCATTATTTTGAAAAACACATCGCTCCACCCAAATGGGCTGATCCTGCAAAAAAAACCATAACCATTGGCAATCACATATTCTATAAACTGGAAGGAAAGTAA